One window of Nocardia nova SH22a genomic DNA carries:
- a CDS encoding cupin domain-containing protein, producing the protein MTDRPALAKALDLQPHPEGGWFRETWRSGIEFEPAGYDGPRSCATAINFLLLPHERSAPHTVASDEIWLWQRGGPLLLNIGGEEVTLGPDVEGGQLLQAVVPAGVSQAARPAGDEYVLVSCVVAPGFDFADFRLD; encoded by the coding sequence GTGACCGACCGTCCCGCCCTGGCGAAGGCACTGGACCTGCAACCCCACCCCGAGGGCGGCTGGTTCCGCGAAACCTGGCGCAGCGGAATCGAATTCGAACCCGCAGGCTACGACGGTCCGCGCTCCTGCGCGACCGCCATCAACTTCCTGCTGCTGCCGCACGAGCGTTCCGCCCCGCACACCGTCGCCTCCGACGAGATCTGGCTGTGGCAGCGCGGTGGCCCGCTGCTGCTGAACATCGGCGGCGAGGAGGTGACGCTCGGCCCGGATGTCGAAGGGGGACAACTACTTCAGGCGGTGGTCCCGGCGGGTGTGAGCCAGGCGGCCCGTCCGGCGGGCGACGAGTATGTCCTGGTGAGCTGCGTTGTCGCGCCGGGATTCGACTTCGCGGATTTCCGCCTGGACTGA
- a CDS encoding Rieske 2Fe-2S domain-containing protein yields MAETAQRGSKVREIDVGSTPTRYARGWHCLGLTETFRDGKPHAVQAFGTKLVVWANSDNELKVLDAYCRHLGGDLSMGEVKGDSIACPFHDWRWGGNGRCTSIPYARRVPPLARTRAWTTLERNGQLFVWHDHEGNPPPDEVTIPYIEGPYTDAEGGPSEELNSGWTPWTWNTMLIEGANCREIVDNVVDMAHFFYIHFAFPTYFKNVFEGHVATQFLETKGRPDIGMAAKYGGETLLKSEASYFGPSYMINPLTNLYGGYEIKVQLINCHYPVTQDSFVLQYGLSVEIPKGIDNDTAMKLANSMADFFGDGFLQDVEIWKHKSKIDNPLLCEEDGPVYQLRRWYDQFYVDVDDIDPKMVQRFEFEVDTTKANEHWEAEVAENLRRKAEEEEAAKNDAAVKQEAGA; encoded by the coding sequence ATGGCAGAGACCGCACAGCGGGGCTCGAAGGTCCGCGAGATCGACGTCGGCTCGACGCCGACGCGGTATGCGCGGGGCTGGCATTGCCTGGGCCTGACCGAGACGTTCCGCGACGGGAAGCCGCATGCCGTGCAGGCGTTCGGCACCAAACTCGTGGTGTGGGCCAACAGTGACAACGAGCTGAAGGTGCTCGACGCCTACTGCCGCCACCTCGGCGGGGATCTCAGCATGGGCGAGGTCAAGGGCGATTCCATCGCCTGCCCGTTCCACGACTGGCGCTGGGGCGGCAACGGCCGCTGCACCTCGATCCCCTACGCCCGCCGGGTGCCGCCGCTGGCGCGGACCCGCGCGTGGACCACGCTCGAGCGCAACGGACAGCTGTTCGTCTGGCACGACCACGAGGGCAATCCGCCGCCGGACGAGGTCACCATCCCCTACATCGAGGGTCCGTACACCGACGCCGAGGGCGGACCGTCCGAGGAGCTCAACAGCGGCTGGACGCCGTGGACCTGGAACACCATGTTGATCGAGGGCGCGAACTGCCGCGAGATCGTCGACAACGTGGTGGACATGGCCCACTTCTTCTACATCCACTTCGCCTTCCCGACGTACTTCAAGAACGTCTTCGAGGGCCATGTGGCGACGCAGTTCCTCGAGACCAAGGGCCGTCCGGACATCGGCATGGCCGCCAAGTACGGCGGGGAGACGCTGCTGAAGTCGGAGGCCTCCTACTTCGGCCCGTCCTACATGATCAATCCGCTGACCAATCTCTACGGTGGGTACGAGATCAAGGTGCAGCTGATCAACTGCCACTATCCGGTCACGCAGGATTCGTTCGTGCTGCAGTACGGGCTGTCGGTCGAGATCCCCAAGGGCATCGACAACGACACCGCGATGAAGCTGGCCAACAGCATGGCCGACTTCTTCGGCGACGGGTTCCTCCAGGACGTGGAGATCTGGAAGCACAAGTCCAAGATCGACAATCCGCTGCTCTGCGAGGAGGACGGGCCGGTCTACCAGCTGCGCCGCTGGTACGACCAGTTCTACGTCGACGTCGACGATATCGATCCGAAGATGGTGCAGCGCTTCGAATTCGAGGTCGACACCACCAAGGCCAACGAGCACTGGGAGGCCGAGGTCGCGGAGAACCTGCGGCGCAAGGCCGAGGAAGAGGAAGCCGCCAAGAACGACGCCGCGGTCAAGCAGGAGGCGGGTGCCTGA
- the hsaA gene encoding 3-hydroxy-9,10-secoandrosta-1,3,5(10)-triene-9,17-dione monooxygenase oxygenase subunit: protein MTQEVTERVEALLPKLREQAQEAEDLRRIPDETMKALQETGFFKLLQPRQWGGYAADPVVFYDTVRKIASACGSTGWVSGIIGVHNWHLALFSQQTQEEVWGEDSQVRISSSYAPMGAGVVTESGDGYIVNGSWAWSSGSDHATWTFVGGPVIKDGKPVDFGSFLVPRTDYRIDDVWNVVGLKGTGSNTLVLENVFVPRHRFLSYKAMNDLTAPGLRENTDPVYKMPWGTIHPTTISTPIVGMAYGALEAHVEHQGKRLRAAYAGEKAKDDPFAKVRIAEAASDIDAAWRQLSGNVADEYKLLVAGEEIPFDLRVAARRDQVRATGRAIASIDKMFESSGATALANGTPLQRFWRDAHAGRVHAANDPERAYTMYGTHAFGMPVTDGMV from the coding sequence ATGACGCAAGAAGTGACCGAACGGGTCGAAGCGCTGTTGCCGAAGCTGCGCGAACAGGCGCAGGAGGCAGAGGATCTGCGCCGCATCCCCGACGAGACCATGAAGGCGCTGCAGGAGACCGGTTTCTTCAAGCTGCTGCAGCCGCGCCAGTGGGGTGGCTACGCGGCCGATCCGGTCGTGTTCTACGACACCGTCCGCAAGATCGCCAGCGCGTGCGGGTCCACCGGCTGGGTGTCGGGCATCATCGGCGTGCACAACTGGCATCTGGCGCTGTTCAGCCAGCAGACCCAGGAAGAGGTCTGGGGCGAGGACTCACAGGTCCGCATCTCCTCCTCCTATGCCCCGATGGGCGCCGGTGTGGTGACCGAGAGCGGCGACGGCTACATCGTCAACGGTTCGTGGGCCTGGTCCTCGGGCAGTGATCACGCGACGTGGACCTTCGTCGGCGGTCCGGTGATCAAGGACGGCAAGCCGGTCGACTTCGGCAGCTTCCTGGTGCCGCGCACCGACTACCGCATCGACGACGTGTGGAATGTGGTGGGCCTCAAGGGCACCGGCTCCAACACCCTGGTGCTGGAGAACGTCTTCGTGCCGCGCCACCGGTTCCTGAGCTACAAGGCCATGAACGATCTGACCGCGCCGGGTCTGCGGGAGAACACCGATCCGGTCTACAAGATGCCGTGGGGCACAATCCATCCCACCACCATCTCCACCCCGATCGTCGGCATGGCCTACGGCGCTCTCGAGGCGCACGTGGAACATCAGGGCAAGCGCCTGCGCGCCGCCTACGCCGGTGAGAAGGCCAAGGACGATCCGTTCGCCAAGGTTCGCATCGCGGAGGCCGCCAGCGATATCGATGCCGCCTGGCGGCAGCTGTCGGGCAATGTCGCCGACGAGTACAAGCTGCTGGTCGCGGGCGAGGAGATCCCCTTCGACCTGCGCGTGGCCGCGCGTCGCGATCAGGTCCGCGCCACCGGCCGGGCCATCGCCTCGATCGACAAGATGTTCGAGAGCTCGGGCGCCACCGCGCTGGCGAACGGCACTCCGCTGCAACGGTTCTGGCGTGACGCCCACGCCGGCCGGGTGCACGCCGCCAACGACCCCGAGCGCGCCTACACCATGTACGGCACGCATGCCTTCGGTATGCCGGTCACCGACGGGATGGTGTAA
- the hsaD gene encoding 4,5:9,10-diseco-3-hydroxy-5,9,17-trioxoandrosta-1(10),2-diene-4-oate hydrolase, which produces MTTVSTDSALTYESTSKFAQVRPDLKLHYHEAGVGNGPTIVLLHGGGPGASSWSNFSKNIPVLARDFHVLAVDQPGFGQSDKPVDHPQYFVHSSSALKDLLDTLEITDRVHLLGNSLGGGAAVRFALDYPDRAGKLVLMGPGGLSTNLFAPDPTEGVKALGKFNVEPTRDNLEKFLRIMVFDQSLITPELLDERFASANTPESLAATRAMGKSFAGADFEKGMLWRDAYKLRQPVLLIWGREDRVNPLDGALVALKSIPRAQLHVFGGCGHWAQLEKFDEFNRLATDFISGVKERE; this is translated from the coding sequence ATGACCACCGTCTCAACGGATTCCGCCCTGACCTACGAATCGACCTCGAAGTTCGCGCAGGTCCGGCCCGATCTGAAACTGCACTACCACGAGGCGGGCGTCGGCAACGGTCCCACCATCGTGCTGCTGCACGGCGGCGGCCCGGGCGCTTCGTCCTGGTCGAACTTCTCCAAGAACATTCCGGTGCTGGCACGCGATTTCCACGTGCTGGCCGTCGATCAGCCCGGCTTCGGGCAGTCCGACAAGCCGGTCGATCACCCGCAGTACTTCGTGCACAGCTCCTCGGCGCTGAAGGATCTGCTCGACACCCTCGAGATCACCGATCGCGTTCACCTGCTGGGCAATTCGCTCGGCGGCGGTGCTGCGGTGCGGTTCGCGCTGGACTATCCGGACCGCGCGGGCAAGCTGGTGCTCATGGGTCCCGGCGGGCTGAGCACCAACCTGTTCGCACCCGATCCGACCGAGGGCGTCAAGGCGCTGGGCAAGTTCAATGTCGAGCCCACCCGCGACAACCTGGAGAAGTTCCTGCGGATCATGGTCTTCGACCAGTCGCTGATCACGCCGGAACTGCTCGACGAGCGCTTCGCCTCGGCCAACACCCCGGAATCGCTGGCGGCGACCCGCGCGATGGGCAAGTCCTTCGCCGGTGCGGATTTCGAGAAGGGCATGTTGTGGCGTGACGCCTACAAGCTGCGCCAGCCGGTGCTGCTGATCTGGGGTCGTGAGGACCGCGTGAACCCGCTCGACGGCGCGCTGGTGGCGCTGAAGTCGATCCCGCGGGCGCAACTGCACGTGTTCGGTGGTTGCGGACATTGGGCGCAGCTGGAGAAGTTCGACGAATTCAACCGGCTGGCAACCGATTTCATCTCCGGTGTCAAGGAGCGAGAATGA